The Klebsiella sp. RHBSTW-00484 genome includes a window with the following:
- a CDS encoding MFS transporter: MTTTTEGRESARVTHRFLVPRLSLMMFMQFFIWGSWSVTLGLVMTRYEMSLLIGDAFSAGPIASILSPFVLGMLVDRFFASQKVMAVMHLAGAVILWFVPQALVAQNGALLIGLLFGYTLCYMPTLALTNNIAFHSLANVDKTFPVVRVFGTIGWIIAGIFIGVTGISDTTGIFTLAALCSVVLAVYSLTLPHTPAPAKGTPVQFRDLLCADAFALLKTRHFLIFSLCATLISIPLGTYYAYTASYLADAGVADVSTAMSFGQMSEIFFMLVIPLLFRRLGVKYMLLIGMAAWFVRYAFFALGVSEEGRFLLYLGILLHGVCYDFFFVVGFIYTDRVAGEKVKGQAQSMIVMFTYGIGMLLGSQISGALYNQLVAGQTVPQAWVTFWWIPAVAAAVIALIFLFSFQYNDKEQH, translated from the coding sequence ATGACAACAACAACCGAAGGTCGTGAAAGTGCCCGCGTAACGCACCGTTTTCTGGTGCCGCGGCTGTCGTTAATGATGTTTATGCAGTTCTTTATTTGGGGGAGTTGGTCGGTCACGCTGGGCCTGGTGATGACTCGTTACGAGATGTCATTGCTGATTGGCGATGCTTTCTCCGCCGGGCCGATTGCGTCGATTCTCTCGCCGTTTGTGCTGGGAATGCTGGTCGATCGCTTCTTTGCCTCGCAGAAGGTGATGGCGGTCATGCACCTGGCCGGGGCGGTGATTCTGTGGTTTGTGCCGCAGGCGCTGGTGGCGCAAAACGGCGCGCTGCTGATTGGCCTGCTGTTCGGCTACACCCTGTGCTATATGCCTACGCTGGCGCTGACTAACAATATTGCGTTCCACAGCCTGGCGAACGTTGACAAGACTTTTCCGGTGGTCCGCGTTTTCGGCACCATCGGCTGGATTATCGCCGGTATCTTCATCGGCGTGACCGGTATTTCCGATACCACCGGGATTTTCACCCTCGCGGCGCTGTGTTCAGTGGTACTGGCGGTTTATAGCCTGACGCTGCCGCACACGCCGGCCCCGGCGAAAGGGACCCCGGTGCAGTTTCGCGACCTGCTGTGCGCTGACGCTTTCGCGCTGCTGAAAACGCGCCACTTCCTGATTTTCTCCTTGTGCGCGACGCTGATCTCTATTCCGCTGGGCACCTACTACGCCTATACCGCCTCTTATCTGGCGGATGCCGGGGTCGCGGACGTCAGCACCGCCATGTCCTTCGGTCAGATGTCAGAAATCTTCTTTATGCTGGTGATCCCGCTGCTGTTCCGCCGCCTGGGCGTCAAATACATGTTGCTGATCGGCATGGCGGCGTGGTTCGTACGCTACGCCTTCTTTGCGCTGGGCGTCAGCGAAGAGGGACGGTTCCTGCTCTATCTTGGCATCCTGTTGCACGGCGTGTGCTACGACTTTTTCTTCGTGGTTGGCTTTATCTATACCGACCGCGTGGCGGGCGAGAAGGTCAAAGGTCAGGCACAGAGCATGATCGTGATGTTCACCTACGGCATCGGAATGCTGCTGGGCTCGCAGATTTCCGGCGCGCTATATAACCAACTTGTTGCGGGGCAAACGGTACCGCAGGCGTGGGTGACTTTCTGGTGGATCCCGGCGGTGGCCGC